The DNA window AACTTGTATGTTAGTGATGCAAGTGTATTCCCAAGTGCGAGCGGAGTTAATCCAATGGTTACGAATATGGCTATTAGTGACTGGATTAGTAGGGGCATTAGTAAGGAATTAAACGGGGAAGTTGGTGAAGAGAGGGTTGAGGAAAGAGCGAGGCTGTAAACATTGAACTTTGGGATCTGGTGATGGGATGTAATGCTATGATTGAAACCAGAATAggcaatttatttttaatgaCTCGGAATTGGGTATTTCGTTTTGGATTATGGAGTTATTTACACCCgcttctcttctttatttGATGGCTAGGGAATTTTATTATTGCAGCTTCTCAAcatttgaatcttttgtTTCTGCGACGCGACATGCCATTCATCATGATATCCTCCcacttttaaataaattatagaGCACTTCGATTCGCTCCCAGATCAACTCATCTCCGTCATGTCTCTTGACAGCCTTGGAATCACTACCTTGTTATGATTATTCTCTTTCACtacaatattcttttatcaGATGACTCTAAATCTCTAGAACACACTGGTCTTTCATGAGAATCCTAATAACGGCAGTACCGGTATTTCTAGAACTTAGAAGGTCTAGCACAAATGAATCtccgagaaagaaaaacgcACTAACTTCCTTCCAACTTCCCTCACAGCCTTCCAGCTGCCTCTCTCCGAAATTCTAGAACTTCTAGAAAAACCATTCATCTTCTAGCCAATCTATTTTAGCGTCGCCATCAAAGAAATTCTCATATCAATCTTCTGCGGTTAAGATTTCATCACGGCACCGCGAACAATGTTAAGCCTCGACAACAATATTAAGGAGACGAGCTAAAATTACCGAGaaaattaagttttttttttttttttttttttttttaaaaagaacaACGAggatttgcttttctttgaAGTTGTTTGTTATTCTCATGCTCTGAACTTGAGTCTCTGGAGTTTctggaatatatatatatattggaacatggagagagagagggataaataaaaagacatctccatcccatctcctcacGTATAATTATCTCCTCGTCCATTCTctcatttcaattcttctcgCTTGCATACCGAGTCATTCGTTTCATCTAGGAATTCTCATATACCAAAATTCCTTCAAATCGATTATTGATTATCAATCATtaactcaactcaactcatctGCGAATTTCGACTTCCAAACAGTTAAAtagaaatgcaaatgcaaatgcaagaAAAAATGCCTGCTCTCCCAATCGTTACAACATTTCCTTATTACCCACGTCCTCCTCACATTCCTCCTTGAGATCCTGCGGGGGATTCCGGAGGTACGGACGCAAGATCTTTCATATTATGCACCACCTTGCCTACTCTATCGATATTTACACATCACACATTACACAACTCTTAACATCAAACATTAtaagaaaaaacaaaaaacaaaaaaagcaaaccccttccccctctcccGCAATAACACATCCAGCCCCCCTCCATCCAAAAAGACCCGAATAAACTCAACCGCTAGCAGAgccatacacacacacacacacataccataccactcatcctcaaattctcaaatcctCACACCCACACAATCCAACCTCTCACCCAACCAGAAAACCCAACGATAACCTCCAACCCACACCCATCAGACCTTCCATATTCTATCACATCGCATTTCTCTCCCAAAGCTCACACAAatcaaatctatctatctcccGAGTCTGAACTCCTCACAATAGCTAGTTGAACATTGCAATAGCATTGTAtcgcacgcacgcacgctAGACAGCCTGCACGAGACCACCACGCCTTACTGGTATCTAATGAAAGTCTCACAAATCTCCTTCGATCAAAGGTGGTTTGGAAACAGTGGAGATCTAATATTCGTTACTTTTTCAACTCAtgttactttactttacGTCTTATACCTCGATAAGGGTTCGAGCTTACAACTTACAAcgcacaacacaacacagcaCTACCACCTACCAACCTACCTACTCACTAACCTACCTACTCACCAACCTTCCCATACAGAAATCCCGAGTAGAATTTAGAGATATAGAGGGTATCACTTTTTGTCCTAAAGACATGTACATAAAGTCTCACAAGAAATACATTGCACTTTTCAACCTCACAAACCCCAATAACATATAAGCATGTGTTCAAAATTATTTCGCTATTGGCTTTTCATCTCAAATATTTCCCATTAACTAAAATGCTATCAGTGTATGTTCGCTGAAATTGAGGATCAGGTCAGGTTATGtatccaccatcatcatttttCCACCCCTCATTAATTACATATCCCGTCCCCTATCCATCCCAACTCATGCAAACTTCCGAAGCTCCGTTTGCGCAGCCATGCATGAATTTTTGTGTGTTTATTCGTATTTTCATATTGAGCAAGAGCAAAAGCAAGcaataaagaagaaaaagttcGTGAGAAAACAACGtgcatctccatctacaTGTCAGCCATTGATATGAAATCGGCGTCCATGTAAATGTCTACCAGTGCCCTTCCTCATATCGCAAGAAATAACAATGTGGTAtcataaaaaatattaaaaaaaataagaattaaCCTTCAATTCCCAGTAAAGTTCAGACTTGTCGCTTCGTTCTTCCAACTCCAGAGACCCTAAAAATATAATGCGCCCCTCGTGTCTACTGATTGTTCCATTCGCTCAAGTTAgaaagatgttgatgatgatgtttgttATTGTACATCGGGtatcgaaaagaaaagaaacagaaagTGGAAAGTAAATTGGTATTCTTAATATGTGTTATCTTCGAGGCTGCGGAAATAACGCTGGCTGTGTCAATGCACCACCTTAGGAAGGTCTAGTGGaagaatttttattttgaaaagggCTAGAAGTAAGATTGGTTTCCCCTCGAGCTAATCGTCGTTGTTGAATCTGTCGCATCGCCTCTGAGTCTTCAGAATGCATGGTTCCCcaatgtttcttcttcttcttcgaggTTACCACAGGAGTCCTCACTAATTGCGGCTGTTGATTCATGGCTTGGAACATGCTGGTCTATAGTCAAATATGTTAGTTTTAGGCACAACTATGATCCGAATATTCTTTGAAGAAGCCCCATCTTTGAAGAGCTTGATGGCACTTCGTCACTTGATGATGAGGTGGTTGAGAGAGAATCATCAGGTTTGTCAGACTTGTCCACTTTGacattggaattggaattgacTGTAGCCACAACCGAATTATTCAAGGGCACTGGTCCAATAGACTGATTCTCCGCAAATCGTGATATATCATCCTCACCCAATTTATTCGTAATTAAAGTAGAAGGTATGACAGGGTGTAGTATTACCTCGGCAAGTGAGCTAGTGGGCTTGTGGTTGGGAATTTCTTCTGTGGAATCCTGTGATAGATAATTCTGCTCTTTGGGTACGGTTTCTGAGATGGATGGGCTGTCTGAGATATCATTGCTTTTTGCAGGTTTCATACCGCCCTCTGAATTCAATGTGCTGGATTGCTCAAATGACGTGCTAGATGCGAGAGGTTTCTGTTGGATAGATGAAGTCGCTGCATGAGAAGTCGCTGGCTCAACCACACCGTATGGAGCTTCAGTCCTCTCTTCCACCATGCTCAATCCTCTGGGTGAAACAAAAGAGCCGGATTGTAGGGGAATCACAGacccattctcatcttcattatctCCGGCCTGTCCGTTGCCGTTCTGGCCCAATGAGACCGAAGCTCGAAGCTCTTGGGGAGTATCTAATCGGACTGAATTCTGAACTTGTTGCCCATTGGCTTGTCTTGGCTCTGGGCGTTTTTCCCACCAAGATGAAACTTGAAGCAGGAATTCACCAGCACCTAACTCCGAAGAAAAGAGTTGTTGAGCAACAACAGGCGTTTCGTGAATGAGTTCGCAAGCCCTTTGATATATCATTTTTCGAAATTTGTCGGTCCATTCAACTCTTTCAGGGTAACATTTTTGGATGTTCATTTCAATCTCTGCAGTTCTTTGCCGAATTCTGTCCTCATTTTTGAATGGGTCAGTACTCTTAATAATGTTTTTAAGCAGCACAAAGAATTGCCGCTGTGCCTATGAGATATTAGCTTTACGCAATATAAAAGATGTGTATTGAAATTGTGTCTTACAAAACGTCCTGCTGATATCTCTTCTACGTCTGAATTGTCATATCTGTTTTCAGTAGTCTTCTTAAGCTTGTTACCAATTACCGTTTCGCTTTTGACAGTGGAAGACATCTGAGGCTGTCTCTGTTGAACTTGTTGATTTACGGCACTAATTGCGACTCGTTGTTTCTTTCGCATAAGTAATTCGTAAGCTTTAGGATCAGAGCGCTTCAGTTGTTCTTCTGCAACTTCTTGCTGGACCTCATTTTTCTCTTCGAGTGTCATTTTGtaatcatcatctttctcaaaatcgTCAGATTGGataatcttcaaaattgCCCCCTTGTTCTCTTCAAGGCTCAAAATGGTGTCAAGTACAACGCTGTCTATTCCTTCAAATTCCGAAAGATCTTCTTGTGGAATTTCTCTTGGTTCAAAGAGAATCTCACCCAAGCCTTTCTGGGCCCATGACAATGGGTTCTTTTTGTCAACGACTCTAGAAGCAAGTTGTGTTTTGAACACTGCTTTATTCTGAATACTGCCTTCGAAGGTACCAGCAGCCATCAAACGGTATACAAACACGTGTTTCTTCTGTCCAATACGATATGCTCTACCGATTGCTTGCTCTTCATTGATTGGATTGTACTTGAAGTCAAAAATGACCACCCTATTAGCGCCATATAAATTCAAGCCCAAGCCACCAGCAGTAGTTGAAATGAGATAGAGCTCCAAATCGTTAGAGTTAAAATCTTTAACAAGTGCCTGGCGTTTGTTCATAGCAGTTTTGCCATCGAGCCTTGCATATTTTCTGCCTTGATCTCTGCACATAATTTCGAGAAAGTCAAGAGTTACAAGTGTTTGAGAGAACACCAAAACTTTATCACCCACCGCCCTGGAAGCATCGAGTATTTGGCAAAGAATTCGTACTTTATTTGACAGTTCTGGGTTTGAGATTTTCCCCAGTACTGACCCAAAAACCTTTGCTTCTGCCGAAATTAAATCTTCTGAGACCCCAAGTTTCCAGGCTTCTGGATCATTCTCAAGGTCTGTCACATCTTGAGGTTCCATTGGCTTACCCTTTCGAGTGCGAGATGCGGTAGTAGTGTGGATCTTGGGCTGAGAATTTCCTTGCAACTCGTTGCTTCGCGCATCCAATTTTGCTTTGAAACAATAGGGGTGATTGCAAAGCAGAGTcagtatattgatatatgaCCATACAGTCGTTTGCTTCAGCTCTCCAGATTTTGTCCGAGAAGGTTTCTGTGAAGACATGGAGCGTACATAAGTGATATATGCTTGTTTTTGTAGTTCGGTAAGAGAAACATTGATGGTAAATTCCTTTTTCGGCGGCAGATCATCCCGAAGGACTGATGTATCTGCACGATGTACTTTTAGAGATAAATCGgccttcaaaatctcaagcaTTTTTTGACTTTTGAACTTCTCGCCCCGAGTGCTATCAGCAAATAGCCCTTGCTCGATTGGTTCTTTGTATTTCTTTCGAAACTCAATCTTCGGACCAAGATAATTAGGTGCAACCCACTCAACCATCGTATGGTATTCCTCTACGTTGTTTGCAAGAGGTGATCCAGTCAATGCAATGCGGGTTTTGGTTCTGAACTGGGTGGCGGCCATGTTCAAAGCAGAAGTgtaattcttcatcttgtgCGCTTCATCGGCCACGACAATGTTTGGACCTTCAAGAAGTTTAGTCCTGGCCCGCTCGAACTTCTTGATGAGAAAAGGTGGCATAGGATCACCCGGCTTTGACTTCGGTGGAGCAATAAATCTGCGGAACATATCATATCCTATGAGTAAAACCCCTCCCTCTTCAAACCAATCATCAATAGTGCAAAATCTGCTCTCAAGGTCAGACGCTGAATCGACCGGTCTCAAGTCCCCAAGGATGTCATCTGGTGACCAAGTAAGAATTTCATCCACCCAATTGGCAATCAGCCCAGGAGGACAAAGGATGATTGTTTTTGACACACGAAGACTTTCTGGAACTTGTGATGAGATTGACTCATCTATTGAAGATGCTGCTTGAGCTAGTGCGACCAGTATAGTAATCCTATGAGATCGTTAGTTATACATTGCAGGAAAAATTTGCCCATACTTACGTCTGCATGGTTTTCCCGAGTCCCATTGTATGTGCCAAAAGGCAGCCTTGCGTCGCTTCCCCATCTGCAGTAATTTGATTCCAAATAAATCTTACACCTTCCAATTGATGAGGTTTTATGCGCttgccaatttcttcatcgacGTAGATGTAGCCCTGATCGTCGAATTTGCCCTCATTGATGATATGACGATCTAGTGCCACATCTCCAACATCATCGGATTCTCTCAATCTAGCCCGAAGTTGTTTCTTACGCTCTTCTTGTGCAGTTACCCGTGCTCTATCTTGCTCTCGCAGATTCCGAGCATTTGCATCCTCAaagaactttcttttctttttgcttggAGAGTCATCTTCCCTTTCAGAAAACTCACTATCAGTTGTACTATTGTCGTCTATTAGTTATGAACAAACTGTATTTTATACACATTGCAGTAGCTTACCTAACAGATTTACGTTTTCTCTTGACTGAACCTTGAGGTTCgccatcctcctcatcatcgtcacCAGACACCATTGCAATTGCCGAGGAGAATTCCGATACAGGAAACTTCAGACGTATTTTTGGGTTGAAGTAATTTTGTAATGATTTGCAAAGATGATAGAACTGACTGAGGGAGCTGAAGTTATCACTGAAAATTGAATCAGCAGCGACGAGCAACCATCCGTAATGTGCGGGGTGAAATTTgcaatcaataaaaatccaGAATAGCCTGATTAGTGTCATCAATACCTTGACCGACTCCTTGTCCAATCCCTTTGTCTCGTTACCAGGTACTATTACTTCTTCTACACGAGTTCGTAATTTTGCCTCGTTGTCCATCGTCGTAATGAGCTCAAACAGTGATTTCTGCATGTGGTTTGGCAGCTTGTCTACAAACGTAATGATCAGTCGATCTCGGTCTTGAGAATCCTCCCAAGTCGCATACTCAAATCGAGAGACTGCAGCTGGTGTTGTGAGTGATGGAAGGTTGTTTAGATCTAAAACAGGTCTCTCGGAATGGTTTTCTGGATCAGATTCGGATGAAAGAACGATTGGGTTGACACTACTTGAAGATTTGcaattcaacttcaactttgaTACTCGATTGCTCTCTGGCGTTACCAAGTCAATCTCAACGTGATTCTTTTGAGGCGTGCATGCTGATAGCGGAACTTTTGGCTCGCTTTTGACTTTACCAGATGGGGGGTGCTCTATTGATTCGGGTGATCTGagttcctcttcttcagatACCGAGGCCATGTTATGGTCTTCTTCACTGATATAGCCATGTTGGATAGATGTTCCAGACCTTGATTGAGCTTTTCCTCTAAATGGTGTCGTTGGAGCTTCTGGGAGACTATCATCGGACATGGTcacatcttcttcgtcgtcgGCGAGGTTAAGCTCCTCCACAATAAAATCGCCATCATCGTGCATACTTTCGATAGCAGAAGACTCACTATGTATTGATTCTCCAGAGTCACTATAGTTACCGGAAAAGATAGTCCTCTTTGGTTTGACAGGGATATCTGCTACCAATTTTGGAGGTGACGActtcttttgaagaagagcgATTGTGTAGATCAAATCCTCTCGATCAAAAATTGTTGCCTCCATGATACGGGTTTGGTAGCGTACCTGGTGTTCATTCGGCCACTGGCCAAGTATAATGTTCTCCCTAAGTTTGGGGATGCGCCTGTCAACAAGGTGTTTTAGGTCTTGCTGAGCCTTCAGAATGTCTGCATGCGTTGAACCTGTCCTACGTGATTTTGTCCAAAGTCTGAATGCTTTTTGACGACGCTTGGGGAGCTTTGTTTCTTGCCATTGAGAGACAATATCTGCGATACCTGCATCAACAGCCGCTTCTACTTCTTGTGAGGTTAGAAActtattcttttgtttctcctTCTCGATATATGCAGCTCTCTCTTTAGCCTCCTCATCTATGGCCTCCAAAGTTTCAGTATCAAAACCATTATCTGAACCAGATTCACCGTATAAAGGTaactcttcatcatcatccttgaGCATATTGTATTTACTTAGAGCACCGGGTTCCTCATATGCATTCGCCAAAAGATCTTCCGCATTCGAATCAAAGTCAAAGGTTGACTTCCCGGCATTCGAAGATTTAACAGGGTATGCTTCCGGATCGATCTCGGGCCATGCTGACAAGGCTTGCCGGGTGATTTCGATAGTATCCGAACCAGAGCGATATAGAGTGAATGAAGGGTTTTGGGCAAGTCGCAAGCGATATGGTTTAGTGGCCATTAAAGTCTTTTCATTTCGCTTGAAAATTTCAGGGCTAACACGAAGAAAATGTTTCATCAAGCTATGAACATACAAACGACGGCCAAGCGAGATGGAGCTCCGTCCTTGGAATTCAAGAGCCATTTCACCATGCGGAATTCGCTCACCTGCCGCAACTTTTCCATAGAAAACATCGTCTACAGACATGCGCGAATTACCCAAATAACCCTGATTAAGTTGTGAGTGAAGGAAAACACGAACAGTATCAGCTTCGGTGGGTATTGTGCGATCTCTGGTTTGGTCGATGGACGTTGTAATAAGTGTTGGGGCAATGCGCTTGCGCGTCTTGGTAGGTTGCACCTCGTTGAAAGCGTGCACTGAAGTTTCGAGAAGGATTTGTTTGCTCGGAGATTCATCTTCTGAATGTGAAAATGGAATAGGGGGCGTCAGGAGGAGAGGATAAGAATGATTAAGTTCCAATGGGCCATCCCGGTTTGCGCCTTGAGGATTATCATCTAGCTTCTgttgcttcttcttgttgcCTTCAGACATAGACACATTCTCCACACCTTGGCTTGAATTGAGATTTGGCCGTTCAGTCTCACTTTCCGTAAATAGTCTCAGAGGTTGCAGACTAGGGATATTTGGGATGTCGGAAATACTAGCTGGTATGTGAATGGGCACAGTTGAATTGAtggtgaaattgaaatcgGTATGAGATGATACACTTGGCAAACTATTACTGTATCTCTCTGCAACCAAAGCAGAAGCACGTTCCTTGTTCAACCAGACCTTATATTTCGTGCTTCGTTCGCGGAGTTGCTCAATTCCATATCGAATGAAAGACCGCCAGCCAAGTTTGGTTATCTGCAGATCTTCCCGTAGACTCTtgtcatcaatttcaattagAAGGATGTCTCCGGTAATTTCATTCTCCCGAAAAGCTTTCTCCAAAAACACAGGGTCCGGTATACGAGTAGAGGCTGCCCGGAGTTCCCAAGATCGTTGGTCGGTGCAAAACTCTTGAACTATCCTATCAGTAGACCATGACCAGGGGTCGTCGTCCTCCATTTTGGTATTAATGTGATCAAAGCTCGCTGTTGAACATGAGGAAAGGTTCTGCGACAAAAGCGGTAGCTGTGATAGCCAACGAATGACGTGAGACTCGCGAACTGTGGGAAGATGGTTAGTTATGGTCATAAATGACGGCGAAGAGTAACACCTCTATTTTGAAAGGCTGGATTTATTGCTCGAGTAGATTGAATAGAGAGAATGGACAAAAAGAGTAAGGATTGGAGATGAACTGTGGTAAGGATGTGTACTGCTCACATTAGAGAGTGTGTGTGGTATAGCAGAAGGTTTGAATTAAAGTATCGAATAAGACTTCAATCGTCAGTTTATCTAGGGATTAAGTGCAGATCGAGCTGCGAGTGAATTGGTAGAGAATGGGTCGAGCtgttgaaattattaaagttGAAGCCATGTAACCACCTAATGGTACGACTGAAACCTTTTAGATGGTTGCCACTTTGCGCTCCTGGAAAGGGAATAAACAGCTGGTATCGGAAAGAAGCAAATAATATAAGGTAAGTCTCTTCAAATAAGATGGTATTGGGGCACGAAATCTATCAAGTTGCGATTCGAGAATCGTAGAGACGGCGGTTAGGTTggagttgaagagattggagaggtatggagggggagggggagggggagggggaggggaaagatGAGGGGAAGCTTGAGCCAGAAAATGggaattgaagttgaattgAAGAGTGACGCGAGCTTTCGCGGCCATCAATCACGAAAATGCGTGCGTGCTGCTATAATCTCAGGGGTCTCAGCCTTGCGGCTTATCTGATCTAGAAACGGGCTGGTAAGATGATCATTGAGCACATGCATTTCTTATCGTTATCGGCAGCTTCAGCCTTGCACAGCATCATACGGCACAGCCTTGTGAGCCTTTCCCCACTAATAAGATGGATCCACAGATTTCTCCAATGTCGTGACTGACGTGATGACAAATTATCTAAGCAGAAGAGTGCAATATCATTGTCAAATCTTCTCAACTTTGATGCCGTAGACATCATTTGTGTGTTTATCGACGCTTTTCTAGGACAACATAACATTTCACACCTACCATACACTGGCTCCTGCAATTACCCTTCGAGATTGTGACTCATCACTCTCATCACTCTCATCATGACATCTTCCTACCCTCCCGAGATTTCGGCAAAAGAATCAGAACAACTTCTCGTAACCATCAAGGATTGGTCCATAGCTCATGGGTTGGCTGTGAGACCTCCGCCGGCTTTTTTGTCTGCAGAAGCAGATCCTCATGGTGTCTTAGCGACTACTGCTCCAGTCACTCTCTTTCCAAGTCCCTTTCCTCGGATATGCTTTGAGCAAGCCAAATCAGTCCAGAAAGCTTATAATCTCTTATACGCATCGATTTCTCAAGATGAGGCCTTTCTCGAAGATATCGTTCAAGAGTAAGATTCTGTGGAGCTCTACTCTACTAATTTTCTGTTTCAATGTGCGTTGCGTAGATTCTAACTATTTGTAGAATCCTCGAAGTAGACGATTTCATTGCTGAACTTTGGCGGGTTCATCTGAAGGTTAAGAGTGAAGGTTATGTTCAGGTATACTATCCTGACCACCAAATTAAGTCCAAGTGATTGAGGAATACTGATTGTAAAGAACCTTTCTTTGGGTCTTTTCCGATCCGACTACATGGTTCATCAAGAAACATCGGACGCAACGCCTACGATCAAGCAGGTCGAATTCAATACTATTGCTTCTTCATTTGGGGGATTGtcttctcaaacttcacaATTGCATAAGTTTGTGTCTATCAATACTGGAGTTATTTCTGCATGACTGACAATCTTGTTAGATATCTTTCCTTGGGCGATTATAGCCTTTTCAATAAGGATGCAACTAAATCGCTAGATCTCCCCGAGAATACAAGTACTAGATCATTAGCACTAGGATTGTTATCGGCTTTTGAACACTACAAGGTATCTACCCCCAATTCTGACTACGATCTCTGCACAATCTTCTTGGTTCAAACACcagaaagaaatatttttgatCAAAGACACCTTGAATATGAACTTCAAAAGCACGGCGTACCAGTATTTCGACTAGCATTTTCAGAGGTTCTCGGCCATACTACAATAGCTCAGACTTCAAAGAGAGAGTTGCTATATTCACCGCCAAGTAATCCCTCGAAGAAATTCGAGGTTGCTGTTGCCTATCTCCGTGCGGGATATGGTCCCCAAGATTATACAACTGAATCTGC is part of the Botrytis cinerea B05.10 chromosome 10, complete sequence genome and encodes:
- the Bcgsh2 gene encoding Bcgsh2, with amino-acid sequence MTSSYPPEISAKESEQLLVTIKDWSIAHGLAVRPPPAFLSAEADPHGVLATTAPVTLFPSPFPRICFEQAKSVQKAYNLLYASISQDEAFLEDIVQEILEVDDFIAELWRVHLKVKSEGYVQNLSLGLFRSDYMVHQETSDATPTIKQVEFNTIASSFGGLSSQTSQLHKYLSLGDYSLFNKDATKSLDLPENTSTRSLALGLLSAFEHYKVSTPNSDYDLCTIFLVQTPERNIFDQRHLEYELQKHGVPVFRLAFSEVLGHTTIAQTSKRELLYSPPSNPSKKFEVAVAYLRAGYGPQDYTTESAWEGRFQIERSNAIKCPSILTQLAGAKKVQQVLATPRAPSTPSMLDRFVKTNNADLVKLEDTFTNIFPLDESPAGLEARKIAVDPERCNGYVLKPQREGGGNNIYRSAIPPFLKSLPESYWKSYILMEIITPPPVHNMILRNGVIEKGGVICELGIYGTCLWDQTTSQVLHNEEAGYLLRTKGDKSEEGGVAAGFGSMDSVALV